Proteins encoded by one window of Lathyrus oleraceus cultivar Zhongwan6 chromosome 1, CAAS_Psat_ZW6_1.0, whole genome shotgun sequence:
- the LOC127084779 gene encoding chlorophyll a-b binding protein CP24 10A, chloroplastic, which translates to MAAATSGAVLNGLGSSFLSGGKRSQTLLATAIGSKVGVAAVSPKRLIVAAAASAPKKSWIPGVSFGGNLVDPEWLDGSLPGDFGFDPLGLGKDPAFLKWYREAELIHGRWAMAAVLGIFVGQAWSGVPWFEAGADPNAIAPFSFGTLLGTQLILMGWVESKRWVDFFNPDSQSVEWATPWSKTAENFVNSTGEQGYPGGKFFDPLSLAGTIENGVYIPDTDKLERLKLAEIKHARLAMLAMLIFYFEAGQGKTPLGALGL; encoded by the exons ATGGCAGCTGCAACATCTGGTGCTGTGTTGAATGGTTTGGGATCTTCCTTCTTATCTGGTGGAAAGAGGAGCCAAACCTTGCTAGCTACTGCCATTGGAAGCAAAGTTGGTGTTGCAGCTGTTAGTCCTAAAAGACTTATTGTTGCTGCTGCTGCTTCTGCACCTAAGAAATCATGGATCCCTGGTGTTAGTTTCGGTGGAAACCTCGTCGACCCCGAATGGCTCGACGGATC GCTACCGGGTGACTTTGGTTTCGACCCACTAGGCCTTGGCAAGGACCCAGCATTTCTCAAATGGTACAGAGAAGCTGAGCTCATTCATGGAAGATGGGCAATGGCTGCAGTTCTAGGAATCTTTGTTGGTCAGGCATGGAGTGGAGTTCCATGGTTCGAGGCCGGAGCTGACCCTAACGCAATCGCTCCATTCTCGTTCGGTACTCTTCTAGGCACACAGTTGATTCTCATGGGATGGGTAGAGAGCAAGAGATGGGTTGATTTCTTCAACCCGGACTCACAGTCGGTCGAATGGGCCACTCCATGGTCTAAAACCGCGGAGAACTTCGTCAACTCAACCGGAGAACAAGGCTACCCCGGTGGAAAATTCTTCGATCCTCTGTCACTCGCTGGTACCATCGAAAACGGAGTCTACATTCCAGATACAGACAAGTTAGAGAGATTGAAACTCGCTGAGATTAAGCATGCTAGGCTTGCTATGTTAGCTATGCTGATTTTCTACTTTGAAGCTGGACAAGGGAAGACACCCCTCGGGGCTCTTGGCTTGTAA
- the LOC127084788 gene encoding probable protein phosphatase 2C 62, which produces MTNLFSRTFHCLWFPSTILPPKPPSQTLPFSSSIQLPKRFIFTPTRRHTNVLPGSASSSTSSPHEHEPVELISSSQHSDGSIVFTFGNASEIREVVDELNKQKLVPEGVIEEGGVGVLLSDDGVEKLRNEDDSNLGEENESSSTVVVAVADQNPQLLESEDESSVVPERETPAINDLQKNDKSLMLDSVEDGDDGHGAVCSEDVAEPTGFLNVSKEDSRVDSLEGVGVSTVSPLESDVISDLSSGASLEVEEKEVYNGGGVDRAKNSPEGGGDASDLTELVQLSTSIESDHSVNGTTSNLTGSVDTDISELETASASLESVQDDYSATDNLSGSVDAKTSKLVPVSTSSESAQDDYSATDNLTDSVDTKTNELVPVSTSSESAQDDYSATDNLTVNVDTETNELVPVSTSLESEQISYSAAGIPNGSIGADISELEPVSTSLESAQDDYSTTGNLTGSVDVETSELVPVSTSSESEQVGYSAAGIPTGSIGADISELEPVSTSLESTQDEEDITEFVPVLTSSESEQVGYTVTENLTGSVDAETNELVPVSTTLESEQVGYSATDSLTGSVDATVSELVPVSPSLESEQVDCSAADNLAGSVDADEIDLVPLSIYSESEQVDYSEMDNLSNSVDDILTNELVPLPASLDSEQSVDSETTRLTDSVVAEFSESVPISTSLEAEQVDYSATDNLTASVDTELSELVPLSTSLEPEEIDYSATDNLTDDVNDGIISELVPVPNSLDSEQSVNKETTHPTDSVDAEFSESVPLSTSLEAEQVDYSETGNLTSDVDTKLNASVPISTYLESEQLDYSATDNLTGGVDTDLSESAQVSTSLGSELHAYDDITSLHVVDDSVDSSEMEKSALLDELVPSSDLENKIDVGNTERITRPELFLVSGAACLPHPSEALTNREDAYIISPQNWLVVADGVGQWSLEGSNTRVYIRELMGKCEDIVSTYENISTIKPADVLIKSAAETHSPGSSSVLVAYFDGQALHAANVGNTGFIIIRDGSVFKISNAMFHELSFPIHLVKGDDHSEVIEEYKIDLNNGDVIVFGTNGLFDNLYEHEIASTISKSLQASLEPQEIAEILATAAQEVGRSRSSGSPFADAAQALGYVSYAGGKLDDVTVIVSLVQTT; this is translated from the exons ATGACTAACCTATTCTCCAGAACCTTCCATTGTCTCTGGTTTCCATCCACCATTCTTCCTCCTAAACCACCTtcccaaacccttccattttcATCTTCAATTCAACTTCCCAAACGCTTCATCTTCACCCCCACTCGCCGCCACACCAATGTTCTTCCCGGTTCAGCTTCATCCTCAACCTCATCTCCTCATGAACATGAGCCTGTTGAACTCATCTCTTCATCTC AACATTCGGATGGAAGTATTGTGTTTACATTTGGAAATGCTAGTGAGATTAGAGAAGTAGTAGATGAATTAAACAAACAGAAACTTGTTCCTGAGGGTGTTATTGAGGAAGGAGGTGTTGGTGTTTTGCTGAGTGATGATGGTGTTGAAAAGTTGAGAAATGAGGATGATAGTAACTTAGGAGAAGAAAATGAATCATCTTCGACTGTAGTAGTTGCTGTTGCTGATCAAAATCCTCAGCTTCTCGAGAGTGAAGACGAAAGTAGTGTTGTTCCTGAGAGGGAGACACCTGCGATCAATGATTTGCAAAAAAATGATAAAAGTTTGATGTTGGATTCAGTTGAGGATGGTGATGATGGTCATGGTGCGGTTTGTAGTGAAGATGTTGCTGAGCCTACTGGTTTCCTGAATGTGTCTAAGGAAGATTCTCGAGTTGATAGTCTCGAAGGAGTTGGCGTTTCGACAGTTTCTCCTTTAGAGTCGGATGTGATTTCTGATCTGAGCAGTGGTGCTTCTTTGGAAGTTGAGGAGAAAGAAG TTTACAATGGTGGCGGTGTGGATAGAGCAAAAAACAGCCCAGAAGGCGGCGGAGATGCTAGTGACTTGACTGAATTGGTGCAACTATCCACTTCTATAGAGTCTGATCATTCTGTCAACGGAACAACAAGCAACTTGACGGGTAGTGTTGATACTGACATAAGTGAATTGGAAACAGCATCCGCTTCTTTAGAGTCTGTGCAAGATGATTATAGTGCGACAGACAATCTGAGTGGCAGTGTTGATGCCAAAACAAGTAAACTGGTGCCGGTATCAACTTCTTCGGAGTCCGCGCAAGATGATTATAGTGCAACAGACAATTTGACTGATAGTGTTGATACCAAAACAAATGAATTGGTGCCGGTATCAACTTCTTCAGAGTCTGCGCAGGATGATTACAGTGCAACAGACAATCTGACCGTCAACGTTGACACTGAAACAAATGAATTGGTGCCGGTATCAACTTCTTTAGAATCAGAACAAATTAGTTATAGTGCAGCAGGCATTCCGAATGGCAGTATCGGTGCTGACATAAGTGAACTGGAACCAGTATCCACTTCTTTAGAGTCTGCACAAGATGATTATAGTACAACAGGCAATCTAACTGGCAGTGTTGATGTCGAAACAAGTGAGTTGGTGCCAGTATCCACTTCTTCAGAGTCGGAACAAGTTGGTTATAGTGCAGCAGGCATTCCGACTGGCAGTATCGGAGCTGACATAAGTGAACTGGAACCAGTATCCACTTCTTTAGAGTCTACGCAAGATGAGGAAGACATAACTGAGTTTGTGCCAGTATTAACTTCTTCAGAGTCTGAGCAAGTTGGTTATACTGTAACAGAAAATCTGACTGGGAGTGTCGATGCCGAAACAAATGAATTGGTGCCGGTATCCACTACCTTAGAGTCTGAACAAGTTGGTTATAGTGCAACAGACAGCCTGACTGGCAGTGTTGATGCCACAGTAAGTGAATTGGTGCCAGTGTCCCCTTCCTTAGAGTCTGAACAAGTTGATTGTAGTGCAGCTGACAATCTGGCTGGTAGTGTTGACGCAGACGAGATTGACTTAGTGCCATTATCCATTTATTCAGAGTCTGAACAAGTTGATTATAGTGAAATGGACAACCTGAGTAATAGTGTTGATGACATCTTAACAAATGAGTTGGTGCCATTGCCGGCTTCTTTAGACTCTGAACAGTCTGTTGATAGTGAAACAACTCGCCTGACTGATAGCGTTGTTGCCGAGTTTAGTGAATCGGTCCCAATATCCACTTCTTTAGAAGCTGAACAAGTTGATTACAGTGCAACAGACAACTTGACTGCCAGTGTTGATACCGAGTTAAGTGAATTGGTGCCATTATCCACTTCTTTAGAGCCAGAAGAAATTGATTATAGTGCAACAGACAACTTGACTGATGATGTTAATGACGGCATAATAAGTGAGTTGGTGCCAGTACCGAATTCTTTAGACTCTGAACAATCTGTAAATAAGGAAACAACCCACCCAACTGATAGTGTTGATGCCGAGTTTAGCGAGTCAGTACCATTATCCACTTCTTTAGAGGCTGAACAAGTTGATTATAGTGAAACGGGCAACCTGACCTCTGATGTTGATACCAAGTTAAACGCATCGGTGCCAATATCCACTTATTTAGAGTCTGAACAACTTGATTATAGTGCAACAGACAACTTGACTGGTGGTGTTGATACTGACTTAAGCGAGTCAGCACAAGTTTCTACTTCTTTGGGGTCTGAACTTCATGCTTATGATGATATAACAAGCCTCCACGTTGTGGATGACTCAGTTGATTCAAGTGAAATGGAAAAGTCAGCATTG CTCGATGAATTGGTTCCATCCTCAGACTTGGAAAACAAAATAGACGTTGGCAATACCGAAAGAATTACAAGACCGGAGCTTTTCCTGGTTTCTGGCGCTGCTTGCTTGCCTCATCCCTCCGAG GCACTGACAAATCGAGAAGATGCTTATATTATTTCTCCCCAAAACTGGCTAGTTGTGGCTGATGGAGTTGGCCAGTGGTCACTTGAAG GGAGTAATACCAGAGTGTATATCAGGGAACTCATGGGAAAGTGTGAAGATATTGTGTCAACTTATGAGAACATTTCAACAATAAAACCTGCAGATGTTCTTATCAAAAGTGCTGCTGAAACTCATTCTCCAGGGTCATCTTCGGTTTTGGTTGCTTATTTTGACGGACAG GCTCTCCATGCAGCCAATGTTGGTAACACTGGATTTATCATTATAAGAGATGGTTCCGTCTTCAAAATATCAAATGCAATGTTTCACGAGCTCAGTTTTCCGATACATTTGGTTAAAGGCGACGACCACTCAGAAGTCATAGAG GAATACAAAATCGATCTAAACAATGGTGATGTGATTGTATTTGGCACAAATGGCCTTTTTGACAATCTTTATGAGCATGAAATCGCATCAACTATATCAAAATCACTACAAGCTAGCCTGGAACCTCAG GAAATAGCAGAAATTTTGGCGACGGCGGCACAAGAGGTTGGAAGATCAAGATCCAGTGGAAGTCCTTTTGCCGATGCAGCTCAGGCTTTGGGCTATGTGAGTTATGCAGGAGGCAAGCTTGATGATGTAACTGTTATAGTGTCATTAGTTCAAACTACATAG